Proteins co-encoded in one Armatimonadota bacterium genomic window:
- a CDS encoding Arc family DNA-binding protein produces MPKSLSIKNVPDEIVAKLRARARRSHRSLQGELLAILEEAVRLERLSVTELRRRVEALGLSAPDESALLVRADRDAH; encoded by the coding sequence ATGCCCAAGAGTCTGTCCATCAAGAACGTGCCAGATGAGATCGTGGCAAAGTTGCGCGCCCGCGCCCGCCGGTCTCATCGATCGCTTCAGGGCGAGCTGCTGGCGATCCTCGAGGAAGCTGTCCGACTCGAGCGCCTATCAGTCACGGAGTTGCGACGCCGCGTGGAGGCTCTCGGGTTGAGCGCGCCCGACGAATCCGCCCTGCTGGTGCGCGCCGATCGGGATGCTCATTGA
- a CDS encoding type II toxin-antitoxin system VapC family toxin encodes MKRPPALVLDTSALAAVAFGEPAGGRLALLLEGALLHAPTLMPYELASVAWRKAVRNPAGAESILRALDLALSLDVHWVEINQRDAVQLALEEGITPYDAAYLVTALVTSGALVTLDQRLTTAARARGVPLYP; translated from the coding sequence TTGAAGCGTCCCCCGGCACTCGTCCTGGATACTTCCGCGTTGGCCGCGGTGGCGTTCGGAGAGCCGGCGGGTGGCCGACTAGCACTTCTTCTTGAGGGGGCACTGCTCCATGCGCCCACGCTGATGCCCTACGAGCTGGCCAGCGTGGCCTGGCGGAAAGCCGTCAGGAATCCCGCCGGTGCGGAGAGCATCCTGCGGGCACTCGATCTTGCGCTGAGTCTCGACGTGCACTGGGTCGAGATCAATCAGCGTGATGCAGTGCAGCTTGCTCTGGAGGAGGGCATTACCCCCTACGATGCTGCCTACCTCGTCACCGCCCTTGTCACGTCTGGCGCCCTTGTCACCCTTGACCAGCGGTTGACCACGGCTGCCAGAGCACGAGGCGTTCCCCTGTACCCCTGA
- a CDS encoding glycosyltransferase, translated as MSVTPGHRRRPAVSARAPDTPGHPGAVAYTERAAGPPAPAAELDASIVVSTYNCRDQLAALLADLAAQEGAFEIVVVDDGSTDGTAEMLDGLAHPHPVRVLRQRNQGLAVARNRAARVARGRVLLFLDPDLRLAPGLVAAHLRHYRGGALLAVQGRTVQDPATLQSTFMRAYYLLPDLAPRRRDDLSYAHVAARNFSVAREAFAAVGGFDETFRGYGFEDLDLAYRLKRAGVRIVYEPAAVVRHVHVLDLAAVMRRQREAGRNAVYLWRKHGRPHSLALLAEIHPVLLPLKWLVYRTGVGARVVRAVLPWAERHQLLPLCSECYNHLIWRAYYQGVAEGLREGPRAGGR; from the coding sequence GTGAGCGTCACACCCGGGCACCGCCGGCGACCCGCCGTGAGCGCTCGCGCCCCGGATACGCCCGGGCACCCCGGCGCGGTCGCCTACACGGAGCGCGCAGCCGGCCCGCCCGCGCCTGCAGCGGAGCTCGACGCGAGCATCGTCGTCTCGACGTACAACTGTCGGGACCAGCTGGCGGCGTTGCTCGCCGATCTGGCCGCGCAGGAGGGCGCGTTCGAGATCGTGGTGGTGGACGACGGCTCCACCGACGGCACGGCCGAGATGCTGGACGGGCTGGCGCACCCGCACCCGGTGCGCGTCCTCCGTCAACGCAACCAGGGCCTCGCCGTCGCCCGGAACCGTGCCGCGCGCGTGGCGCGGGGCCGCGTCCTCCTCTTCCTCGATCCCGACCTGCGCCTCGCGCCGGGGCTCGTCGCCGCCCACCTCCGGCACTACCGCGGCGGCGCGCTGCTGGCGGTCCAGGGCCGGACGGTGCAGGACCCTGCCACGCTGCAGTCCACCTTCATGCGCGCCTACTACCTGCTCCCCGACCTGGCACCCCGCCGACGCGACGACCTCTCGTACGCCCACGTCGCCGCGCGCAACTTCTCGGTGGCACGGGAGGCGTTCGCGGCGGTCGGGGGCTTCGACGAGACGTTCCGCGGGTATGGCTTCGAGGACCTGGACCTCGCCTACCGCCTGAAGCGCGCCGGTGTGCGCATCGTCTACGAGCCCGCGGCGGTCGTGCGGCACGTCCACGTGCTCGACCTGGCTGCCGTGATGCGCCGGCAACGCGAAGCCGGCCGCAACGCCGTCTACCTCTGGCGCAAGCACGGCCGCCCGCACAGCCTGGCGCTGCTGGCCGAGATCCATCCCGTGCTGCTGCCGCTCAAGTGGCTGGTCTACCGGACCGGCGTCGGCGCGCGGGTGGTCCGGGCGGTGCTGCCGTGGGCCGAGCGGCACCAGCTCCTGCCGCTGTGCAGCGAGTGCTACAACCACCTGATCTGGCGGGCGTACTACCAAGGCGTGGCCGAGGGGTTGCGCGAGGGCCCGCGGGCGGGCGGGCGCTAG